In Zingiber officinale cultivar Zhangliang chromosome 1A, Zo_v1.1, whole genome shotgun sequence, a genomic segment contains:
- the LOC122005891 gene encoding uncharacterized protein LOC122005891 gives MGNLLSCRVADVGMVVLSDGTVRELNGPTPVAELMLEHPREFVVDLHALTAAKGTNYVTPLPADHLLDPDKVYVMLPMAPRKAAVGLSATEARQVLAVAKQLAKPARSFLRVLGGQPKVVGPTKEKEKVVEEEAYAVGEVTEWCSDQETEVLMRQYSSRRWKPSLDTIVEKSLEKQKVPHWLF, from the coding sequence ATGGGGAATCTTCTCTCTTGCCGAGTCGCCGACGTTGGCATGGTTGTGCTCTCCGATGGCACGGTCCGTGAGCTCAATGGACCGACGCCGGTGGCAGAGCTGATGCTGGAGCACCCTCGCGAGTTCGTGGTCGACCTGCATGCGTTGACTGCGGCCAAAGGTACTAATTACGTAACTCCGCTGCCGGCCGACCACCTGCTGGACCCTGACAAGGTGTACGTGATGCTCCCCATGGCCCCCAGGAAGGCTGCGGTCGGCTTGTCAGCGACGGAGGCGCGGCAGGTCCTGGCGGTAGCTAAGCAACTAGCGAAACCGGCAAGGAGTTTCTTGAGAGTGCTTGGAGGGCAACCGAAGGTGGTAGGGCCTACTAAAGAAAAGGAGAAGGTGGTGGAAGAGGAAGCGTACGCAGTCGGAGAGGTAACAGAATGGTGCTCGGATCAGGAGACGGAGGTTTTGATGAGGCAGTATTCGAGCAGAAGGTGGAAGCCAAGTCTAGACACTATTGTGGAAAAGAGCTTGGAGAAACAGAAGGTGCCTCACTGGTTATTTTAA